CAGCCATCCCTTGATAAATGTGCCGCCGCCAGCGTCCCATGTCACGCCAGGGACCGACTAACTCAAGGGCCCCTTGAGCGAACGATAAATTTGAGTCGGGCACCAATCGTTCCGCCGCAAAACTGTAAATTTCGCCCAAACCGTCGCATTGCGGGCACATGCCTTGCGGGCTGTTGAAGCTGAACAGCTGCGGACTGGGTGGTTCGAAACTGATTCCACAGTTTGTGCAGGCATAGTGTGCGGAAAGCGTAATGTCTGAGCGCGCGGCGCGGCGGCTTGCCTTGCGTACCTTTCGGCGCGCGGTCGAGCGTTCGCTATCTGACTCTTCCTCTTCCTCAACACTAGGTGTCTTGCCTCCTGCATCCTCTGTTGCCACAATCAATTCACCCCTGCCCAGCCGCAACGCCAATTCCACGGCCTCGGCCAAGCGGGGCCGGATTTGGGGGCCCGCCGTTAGCCGATCGATTACCACTTCAATGTGGTGCCGCATTTGACGATCGAGCTTCAAATCGTCGGCCAACTGTACCACTTGGCCATCGACCCGAGCTCGCGAAAAGCCTTGCTTTAGCAGGTCTTCAAACAAATCGCGGTGCTCCCCTTTTTGTGCCCGAATGACCGGGGCGAGCACTAAAAACTGGGTGCGCTCGGGAACCTGCAAAATGCGCTCAATAATTTGTTCCCGGCTTTGTGCGGTAATGGGGCGTTTGCATTGGGGGCAGTGTCCTTGTCCGACACGAGCGAAAAGCACCCGTAAATAATCGTAAATCTCGGTGATCGTCCCGACGGTAGATCGCGGATTTTGGCCGGAAGCTTTTTGAGCGATGGAAATCGACGGCCTAAGGCCTGAAATATGATCGACATCAGGCTTCGGCATTTGCCCCAAAAATTGCCGGGCAAAACTGGACAGGCTTTCCACATACCGTCGCTGCCCTTCGGCATACAAGGTATCGAAGGCCAGGGAGCTTTTTCCGGAACCACTGACACCGGTTAAGCAAATCAGTTGATTCCGCGGCAGCACCACGTCGACGTTGCGGAGATTATGCTCTCTGGCGCCGCGGATAACGATATCGGAGGCAGGCATGGCACTCGGGGGGCGGGAAAAGATAATTCATCCGTGAGTAACACCACATTTTAACGGGCAGGGCCCGCGGTGAACACCCCTACACTTTGCTTCTATTTGGAATTGGCGGCGCCAGGGCTTCTGTTTACGAAAAAAGCGGTCATTTTACCGATGTTATAATAGAGGTGCTTTTCGTCCGCTTGCTGGCCCGTCCCCCTGGCATTACTTGCTTGGAAGCGGTTGGAAATATTCTGCAATTGCATGCAACGGCCCTTTACACTCGTTTTTTTTGCAATTCCGCATCCATGAAGATTCTTATTACCGGCCTGTGCGGATTTGTCGGTAGTTCGGTAGCGCTTCGATTGCGGGAATGCCGCAGCGACATCACGGTTGTTGGAATTGACAACTTCAGCCGGCCGGGGAGCAAAACGAATCGTTCGCGGCTGGAGGCGGCCGGCATCAAGGTTGTTGAAGGAGATGTAACTTGCAGCAGCACCGTAGATATGCTCGGCACGGCAGATTGGATCATCCACGCCGCGGCAATTCCCACGGTAATGGCGGGAGTAGATAACCGCACCAGCAGCCGGGAACTGGTGAAACAGAATCTGCTTGGCGCGCTCAATCTTTTGGAACACGCACGAAACCACCGCGCGGGTTTCATCCTGCTTTCCAGTAGCCGGGTATACAACATTCCGCTGTTGGCTGAATTGCCGCTCAAAATACAGGGCGAAGCATTTGCGCTTGATGTCAGCGCCAATTTGCCCGTCGGCTGCTCGCGGCAGGGTATCAACGAATTATTTTCTACAGCGCCTCCAGCATCGTTGTACGGCGCGAGCAAGCTGGCCGCGGAGAGGCTGGCACTGGAATATGGCCAGGCATTTGGCTTTCCTGTCATTATCAACCGCTGTGGCGTGTTAGCCGGCGGAACGCAATTCGGCGTTGCCGCGCAGGGGATTTTTTCGTTTTGGGTGCGAGCTTATGCGCAGCGCCGGCCATTGCAGTACATTGGCTTCGATGGCGCAGGGCATCAAGTGCGCGATGCGCTGCATCCGCACGATTTAGCTGACCTTTTAGCGCTGCAAATGCTCCAAACACCCTCATCGGGCGAAATCTGGAATGTTGGCGGCGGCTTGGAAAATGCGATGTCGCTGGCGCAATTAAGCCACTGGTGCCAGCAGGCGTTCGGTCCGCATACCGTGGAAAGCAAGCCGCAACCGCGCCCATTCGACGTGGCGTGGATTGTTATGGACAGTCGCCAAGTCGAAGCCGCATACCGCTGGCGTTTGCACATGTCTCTTCCGTCCATCTTGGAAGAAATTGCTGAACACCATCGCAAACATCCGGAGTGGTTGGATTTGTCGCAATCGCCATGAGCAAATTTCACGCTCCCAATCCCGAAGCGCCACCGCTCACGCTGTTGTCGGTCGTAATTCCGGCGCGCGACGAGGAAGGCTGCATCGGCGCGACCGTCGAACATGTTCACGTGGAATTGCGGCAACGCGGCATCCCGCATGAAATTGTCGTTGTCGATGATGGCAGCCACGACCGGACCTGGAATATTCTCCAGCAGTTGCAAGCCACGGTTTCCGAATTGCGGCCCGTGCAAAATCATGGGCCGCACGGCTTCGGTCGGGCGGTAATCAGCGGCATTGAAGCGGCGAGCGGCGATGCCGTGGTGATCATGATGGCGGACGAATCGGACGATTGCCGCGATTTGGTCGCCTACTGGCAGAAACTGACCGCAGGGTATGATGCGGTTTTCGGCAGCCGATTCATCAAAGGCGGAGGCGTAATTGATTATCCCTGGATCAAGTACATCTTGAATCGGGTGGCTAATTTATTCATCAAGTTTCTATTTCGTATTCCCCTGAACGACACCACCAATGCGTTCAAGGCGTATCGTCGCAGCACGCTGGTTGGCTTGCGTCCCTATCTCTCGCCGCATTTCAATTTGACGGTGGAGTTGCCCCTAAAAGCCATTGTTCGCGGTTATACCTGGGCGGTAATTCCCGTCACCTGG
This is a stretch of genomic DNA from Pirellulales bacterium. It encodes these proteins:
- a CDS encoding NAD-dependent epimerase/dehydratase family protein, with product MKILITGLCGFVGSSVALRLRECRSDITVVGIDNFSRPGSKTNRSRLEAAGIKVVEGDVTCSSTVDMLGTADWIIHAAAIPTVMAGVDNRTSSRELVKQNLLGALNLLEHARNHRAGFILLSSSRVYNIPLLAELPLKIQGEAFALDVSANLPVGCSRQGINELFSTAPPASLYGASKLAAERLALEYGQAFGFPVIINRCGVLAGGTQFGVAAQGIFSFWVRAYAQRRPLQYIGFDGAGHQVRDALHPHDLADLLALQMLQTPSSGEIWNVGGGLENAMSLAQLSHWCQQAFGPHTVESKPQPRPFDVAWIVMDSRQVEAAYRWRLHMSLPSILEEIAEHHRKHPEWLDLSQSP
- a CDS encoding glycosyltransferase family 2 protein, with protein sequence MSKFHAPNPEAPPLTLLSVVIPARDEEGCIGATVEHVHVELRQRGIPHEIVVVDDGSHDRTWNILQQLQATVSELRPVQNHGPHGFGRAVISGIEAASGDAVVIMMADESDDCRDLVAYWQKLTAGYDAVFGSRFIKGGGVIDYPWIKYILNRVANLFIKFLFRIPLNDTTNAFKAYRRSTLVGLRPYLSPHFNLTVELPLKAIVRGYTWAVIPVTWRNRRSGMAKLKIREMGSRYLFIVCYCWLEKYFSGGDYRKD